Proteins from one Catenuloplanes atrovinosus genomic window:
- a CDS encoding CapA family protein — translation MIRGWHRLVVLPVAVLCLATGCATDGGGGAATATSTPFLPVYVDESEAPRRPITLGFAGDVHFAGRSAPLLRNPPEAFGGLQEALADADVTVVNLKSAITTRGEGVRTEGNFRAPATAFAALEEAGVDAVSIASDHVLDFGPQGLTDTVAAATKAGFPVFGAGKDEAAAFRPWVTETPGGRVAVVALNTTPLFAESFAASGGNPGVASPADAKRAIAAVIDAKRSADVVVVYNQWGETDAQCPSPKQQAFASALAEAGASVIVGTGAAHTLQGAGWLGSAYVAYGLGDLIWFKDSPVSPDSGVLQLTVNDGAVTAASFTPARVSPATGQAEPLAGRAADEARARFDALRACAGLSAEPATASSPDAAPSR, via the coding sequence GTGATACGGGGTTGGCATCGGCTGGTCGTCCTCCCGGTGGCGGTGCTGTGCCTGGCCACGGGCTGCGCGACGGACGGCGGCGGTGGAGCGGCGACGGCGACGAGCACCCCCTTCCTGCCGGTGTACGTGGACGAGAGCGAGGCGCCCCGCCGGCCCATCACGCTCGGCTTCGCCGGTGACGTGCACTTCGCCGGCCGCAGCGCGCCGCTGCTGAGGAACCCGCCCGAGGCGTTCGGCGGCCTCCAGGAGGCGCTCGCGGACGCGGACGTGACCGTGGTGAATCTCAAGTCCGCGATCACCACCCGCGGCGAGGGCGTCCGGACCGAGGGCAACTTCCGCGCGCCCGCCACCGCGTTCGCCGCGCTGGAGGAGGCGGGCGTGGACGCGGTCTCGATCGCCAGCGATCACGTGCTGGACTTCGGCCCGCAGGGGCTCACCGACACGGTGGCGGCCGCGACCAAGGCCGGCTTCCCGGTCTTCGGTGCCGGCAAGGACGAGGCCGCCGCGTTCCGCCCCTGGGTGACCGAGACGCCGGGCGGGAGGGTCGCGGTGGTCGCGCTGAACACCACGCCGCTGTTCGCCGAGAGCTTCGCGGCCTCGGGCGGCAACCCGGGCGTGGCGTCCCCGGCGGACGCCAAGCGCGCGATCGCGGCCGTGATCGACGCCAAGCGCTCCGCCGACGTGGTGGTGGTCTACAACCAGTGGGGCGAGACCGACGCGCAGTGCCCCTCGCCGAAGCAGCAGGCGTTCGCGTCCGCGCTGGCCGAGGCGGGCGCCAGCGTGATCGTCGGCACCGGAGCGGCGCACACGCTCCAGGGCGCGGGCTGGCTCGGCTCGGCCTACGTGGCGTACGGCCTGGGTGATCTGATCTGGTTCAAGGATTCGCCGGTCTCGCCGGACAGCGGCGTGCTGCAGCTCACGGTGAACGACGGCGCGGTGACGGCGGCGTCGTTCACGCCGGCCCGCGTCTCCCCCGCCACCGGGCAGGCGGAGCCACTGGCGGGCCGGGCGGCCGATGAGGCCCGCGCCCGGTTCGACGCGCTGCGCGCCTGCGCGGGACTGTCGGCGGAGCCGG
- a CDS encoding CDP-alcohol phosphatidyltransferase family protein — protein MARRPAPWAPGQPLEGIFTERVLTVPNVISFVRLLGVPLFLWLLLGFDDQQVAALIVLAIGGTTDWVDGWVARRLGQVSRLGELLDPFVDRLYIVATLVAFTLTAVVPWQFTAALMAREAVLGVCLLVLRGHGYGPPPVHYVGKTATFMLLASFPVLLLSTASETAGPFAHAFGWACAIWGIVLYWIAAFFYIYQVSLLVRATRPANGTA, from the coding sequence GTGGCGCGTCGGCCTGCGCCTTGGGCGCCCGGACAACCGCTCGAGGGCATCTTCACCGAGCGGGTCCTCACCGTGCCGAACGTGATCAGCTTCGTGCGCCTGCTCGGCGTGCCGCTGTTCCTGTGGCTGCTGCTCGGCTTCGACGACCAGCAGGTCGCCGCGCTCATCGTGCTGGCCATCGGCGGCACCACCGACTGGGTGGACGGCTGGGTGGCGCGCCGGCTCGGCCAGGTCAGCCGCCTGGGTGAGTTGCTCGACCCGTTCGTGGACCGGCTCTACATCGTCGCCACGCTGGTCGCGTTCACGCTGACCGCGGTGGTGCCGTGGCAGTTCACGGCCGCGCTGATGGCCCGCGAGGCGGTGCTCGGCGTCTGCCTGCTGGTCCTGCGCGGGCACGGCTACGGCCCGCCGCCGGTGCACTACGTCGGCAAGACCGCCACGTTCATGCTGCTCGCGTCGTTCCCGGTGCTGCTGCTGTCCACGGCGTCGGAGACGGCCGGGCCGTTCGCCCACGCGTTCGGCTGGGCCTGCGCGATCTGGGGCATCGTGCTCTACTGGATCGCCGCGTTCTTCTACATCTACCAGGTGTCGCTGCTGGTCCGCGCGACCCGCCCGGCGAACGGCACGGCATGA
- a CDS encoding DUF881 domain-containing protein: MTADHPDTPPKRQYAPDFLTELFRNPLDPGYADAAARRAEQGPRTGWRGASARGFALTTLVLVGFLFAVAYRQTVAAEPARGKARAALVEQIRTRQEATEDLEQRAAALRAEVNALREATLEGDTAERLRELEAATGLAEVEGDGVVVTVADGNSDVNAVTGGRKDVSKVLDRDLQDIANALWSCGAEAITINGERLTSTSTIRAAGEAILVDFQPVTGPYEVAAIGPDDLKDEFERTRSAALFRKLVSEYGMRFQVEQRDDLRLAAAAGGDLEHAYRSPEPTPPASGSTAPDGTSTPTPTTPTSPEGD, from the coding sequence ATGACGGCGGACCACCCGGACACGCCGCCGAAGCGGCAGTACGCGCCGGACTTCCTCACCGAGCTGTTCCGCAACCCGCTCGACCCCGGCTACGCCGACGCGGCCGCGCGCCGGGCCGAGCAGGGGCCGCGCACCGGCTGGCGCGGCGCGAGCGCGCGCGGGTTCGCGCTCACCACGCTGGTGCTGGTCGGCTTCCTCTTCGCGGTCGCGTACCGGCAGACCGTGGCCGCGGAGCCGGCCCGCGGCAAGGCACGGGCCGCGCTGGTCGAGCAGATCCGCACCCGCCAGGAGGCCACCGAGGACCTGGAGCAGCGGGCCGCCGCGCTCCGCGCCGAGGTCAACGCGCTGCGCGAGGCCACCCTGGAGGGCGACACCGCGGAGCGGCTGCGCGAACTGGAGGCGGCCACCGGGCTGGCCGAGGTCGAGGGCGACGGCGTGGTGGTCACGGTCGCGGACGGGAACAGCGACGTCAACGCGGTCACCGGCGGGCGCAAGGACGTCTCCAAGGTGCTCGACCGCGACCTGCAGGACATCGCGAACGCGCTCTGGTCGTGCGGCGCGGAGGCGATCACGATCAACGGCGAGCGGCTGACGTCCACGTCCACGATCCGGGCGGCGGGCGAGGCGATCCTGGTCGACTTCCAGCCGGTCACCGGGCCGTACGAGGTCGCGGCGATCGGGCCGGACGACCTCAAGGACGAGTTCGAGCGGACGCGCAGCGCGGCGCTGTTCCGCAAGCTGGTCAGCGAGTACGGCATGCGGTTCCAGGTGGAGCAGCGGGACGACCTGCGCCTCGCGGCGGCGGCCGGCGGCGACCTGGAGCACGCGTACCGCTCGCCGGAGCCGACCCCGCCGGCGTCCGGCTCGACCGCGCCGGACGGCACGAGCACCCCCACCCCGACCACCCCGACCTCCCCGGAAGGCG